A genomic region of Capra hircus breed San Clemente chromosome 19, ASM170441v1, whole genome shotgun sequence contains the following coding sequences:
- the APOH gene encoding beta-2-glycoprotein 1 isoform X2 → MFPPVLILLSGFLCHVAIAGRTRVCPFAGILENGTVRYTTFEYPNTISFSCHTGFYLKGASSARCTEEGKWSPDIPVCAPITCPPPPIPKFANLSVYKPLAGNNSFYGGKAVFTCSPHHAMFGSDTITCTEHGNWTKLPECREVRCPFPSRPDNGFVNYPANPVLFYKDTATFGCHETYSLDGPEEVECSKFGNWSAQPSCKASCKLPVKKATVIYEGERVAIQNRFKNGMLHGQKVSFFCKNKEKKCSYTEDAQCIDGTIEIPKCFKEHSSLAFWKTDASDVKPC, encoded by the exons ATGTTCCCCCCAGTGCTCATCTTGCTGTCGGGGTTTCTCTGCCATGTTGCTATCGCAGGACGAA CCAGAGTATGTCCTTTTGCTGGGATCTTAGAAAACGGAACGGTACGCTATACAACGTTTGAGTATCCCAACACGATCAGCTTTTCTTGCCACACTGG GTTTTATCTGAAAGGAGCTAGTTCTGCGAGATGCACTGAGGAAGGAAAGTGGAGCCCAGACATTCCCGTCTGTGCCC ctattaccTGCCCTCCACCACCCATACCCAAGTTTGCAAATCTCAGCGTTTACAAGCCGCTGGCTGGGAACAACTCCTTCTATGGCGGCAAGGCAGTCTTTACGTGCTCGCCACACCACGCGATGTTTGGAAGTGACACCATCACCTGCACGGAACATGGGAACTGGACGAAATTGCCAGAATGCAGGG AAGTAAGATGCCCGTTCCCATCAAGACCAGACAATGGGTTTGTGAACTACCCTGCAAATCCAGTGCTCTTCTACAAGGACACCGCCACGTTTGGCTGCCATGAAACGTACTCCCTGGATGGGCCGGAAGAGGTAGAATGCAGCAAATTCGGAAACTGGTCTGCACAGCCCAGCTGCAAAG CATCTTGTAAGTTACCTGTTAAAAAAGCTACTGTGATATACGAAGGAGAGAGAGTAGCTATCCAGAACAGATTTAAGAATGGAATGCTGCACGGCCAAAAAGTTTCTTTCTTCTGCAAGAATAAGGAAAAGAAGTGCAGCTACACAGAAGATGCCCAGTGCATAGACGGCACCATCGAAATTCCCAAATGCTTCAAGG AGCACAGTTCTTTAGCTTTCTGGAAAACGGATGCATCTGACGTAAAGCCATGCTAA
- the APOH gene encoding beta-2-glycoprotein 1 isoform X1, protein MFPPVLILLSGFLCHVAIAGRTCPKPDELPFSTVVPLKQSYEPGEQIVFSCRPGYVSRGGIRRFTCPLTGMWPINTLKCMPRVCPFAGILENGTVRYTTFEYPNTISFSCHTGFYLKGASSARCTEEGKWSPDIPVCAPITCPPPPIPKFANLSVYKPLAGNNSFYGGKAVFTCSPHHAMFGSDTITCTEHGNWTKLPECREVRCPFPSRPDNGFVNYPANPVLFYKDTATFGCHETYSLDGPEEVECSKFGNWSAQPSCKASCKLPVKKATVIYEGERVAIQNRFKNGMLHGQKVSFFCKNKEKKCSYTEDAQCIDGTIEIPKCFKEHSSLAFWKTDASDVKPC, encoded by the exons ATGTTCCCCCCAGTGCTCATCTTGCTGTCGGGGTTTCTCTGCCATGTTGCTATCGCAGGACGAA CCTGCCCCAAGCCAGACGAGCTGCCGTTTTCCACGGTGGTTCCACTGAAACAGTCCTATGAGCCTGGGGAGCAGATAGTCTTTTCCTGCCGGCCGGGCTATGTGTCCCGGGGAGGGATCCGGCGGTTTACGTGCCCGCTCACAGGAATGTGGCCCATCAACACGCTGAAATGCATGC CCAGAGTATGTCCTTTTGCTGGGATCTTAGAAAACGGAACGGTACGCTATACAACGTTTGAGTATCCCAACACGATCAGCTTTTCTTGCCACACTGG GTTTTATCTGAAAGGAGCTAGTTCTGCGAGATGCACTGAGGAAGGAAAGTGGAGCCCAGACATTCCCGTCTGTGCCC ctattaccTGCCCTCCACCACCCATACCCAAGTTTGCAAATCTCAGCGTTTACAAGCCGCTGGCTGGGAACAACTCCTTCTATGGCGGCAAGGCAGTCTTTACGTGCTCGCCACACCACGCGATGTTTGGAAGTGACACCATCACCTGCACGGAACATGGGAACTGGACGAAATTGCCAGAATGCAGGG AAGTAAGATGCCCGTTCCCATCAAGACCAGACAATGGGTTTGTGAACTACCCTGCAAATCCAGTGCTCTTCTACAAGGACACCGCCACGTTTGGCTGCCATGAAACGTACTCCCTGGATGGGCCGGAAGAGGTAGAATGCAGCAAATTCGGAAACTGGTCTGCACAGCCCAGCTGCAAAG CATCTTGTAAGTTACCTGTTAAAAAAGCTACTGTGATATACGAAGGAGAGAGAGTAGCTATCCAGAACAGATTTAAGAATGGAATGCTGCACGGCCAAAAAGTTTCTTTCTTCTGCAAGAATAAGGAAAAGAAGTGCAGCTACACAGAAGATGCCCAGTGCATAGACGGCACCATCGAAATTCCCAAATGCTTCAAGG AGCACAGTTCTTTAGCTTTCTGGAAAACGGATGCATCTGACGTAAAGCCATGCTAA
- the LOC108638219 gene encoding cell cycle exit and neuronal differentiation protein 1-like, with amino-acid sequence MKHKERSADTPDSVRELRVRQPKSKKPFSKATDGVTGCCAAPGLSPPSRPPPPTTSSTVTVKNKHPETPPNPPVPRSPPRPEDALPRPLSPAPGAQALTSRLQGAGDR; translated from the exons ATGAAACACAAGGAGAGAAGTGCTGATACGCCCGACAGCGTGAGGGAGCTGCGAGTGCGTCAGCCCAAGTCGAAGAAGCCGTTCTCCAAGGCCACAGACGGCGTGACC GGATGCTGCGCGGCGCCCGGACTGTCCCCACCGTCCCGCCCGCCCCCGCCGACGACCTCCTCGACCGTGACCGTAAAGAACAAACACCCAGAAACACCTCCAAACCCGCCCGTGCCCCGCTCACCGCCGCGGCCCGAGGACGCCCTCCCGCGTCCCCTGAGTCCTGCGCCCGGAGCTCAGGCCCTGACCTCCCGCCTGCAGGGCGCCGGCGACCGCTGA